The following proteins are co-located in the Lagenorhynchus albirostris chromosome 4, mLagAlb1.1, whole genome shotgun sequence genome:
- the NEUROG2 gene encoding neurogenin-2, with the protein MFVKSETLELKEEEDVLVLLGSASPASAPLTPLSSSADEEEEEEPGASGGARRQRGVGAGAGARAGSPGGAEGCRPARLLGLVHECKRRPSRARAVSRGAKTAETVQRIKKTRRLKANNRERNRMHNLNAALDALREVLPTFPEDAKLTKIETLRFAHNYIWALTETLRLADHCGGGGGGGGGGGLPGALFSEAVLLSPGGSSAALSNSGDSPSPASTWSCTNSPVPSSSASSNSTSPYSCTLSPASPAGSDMDYWQSPPPDKHRYAPHLPIVRDCI; encoded by the coding sequence ATGTTCGTCAAATCTGAGACCTTGGAGttgaaggaggaagaggacgTGCTGGTGCTGCTCGGCTCGGCCTCCCCCGCCTCGGCGCCTCTGACCCCGCTATCTTCCAGCGCCgacgaggaggaagaggaggagccgGGCGCGTCGGGCGGGGCGCGTCGGCAGCGTGGGgtcggggccggggccggggcgcgGGCTGGCTCGCCGGGAGGGGCCGAGGGCTGCCGGCCAGCGCGGCTGCTGGGTCTGGTGCACGAGTGCAAACGGCGCCCCTCCAGGGCGCGGGCCGTTTCTCGCGGCGCCAAGACGGCCGAGACGGTGCAGCGCATCAAGAAGACCCGTAGATTGAAGGCCAACAACCGCGAGCGCAACCGCATGCACAACCTCAACGCGGCGCTGGACGCGCTGCGTGAGGTGCTCCCCACGTTCCCCGAGGACGCCAAGCTCACCAAGATCGAGACCCTGCGTTTCGCCCATAACTACATATGGGCGCTCACCGAGACGCTGCGCCTGGCTGACCActgcgggggcggcggcggcggcggcggcggcggcggcctgcCGGGGGCGCTCTTCTCCGAGGCCGTCTTGCTGAGCCCCGGAGGCTCTAGTGCCGCCCTGAGCAACAGCGGAGATAGCCCTTCGCCTGCCTCGACGTGGAGCTGCACGAACAGCCCCGTGCCGTCTTCCTCCGCCTCCTCCAACTCCACCTCGCCCTACAGCTGCACTTTATCTCCTGCCAGCCCGGCGGGTTCAGACATGGACTATTGGCAGTCGCCACCTCCCGACAAGCACCGCTACGCACCTCACCTGCCCATAGTCAGGGACTGTATCTAG